Proteins from a genomic interval of Clostridium sp. M62/1:
- a CDS encoding winged helix-turn-helix transcriptional regulator translates to MRERCIADECLSTTGFSYTLSLINGKYKMTILYTLMEFGVVRFNEIKKYIGGISYKTLSATLKELERDQLVHREEYPQIPPKVEYSLTERGRSLIPILDGMCEWGDKNRL, encoded by the coding sequence ATGAGAGAGAGGTGCATTGCAGATGAATGCCTCAGTACCACGGGGTTCAGCTATACTCTGTCACTGATTAACGGAAAATATAAGATGACGATTCTTTATACCCTTATGGAGTTTGGGGTGGTACGTTTCAATGAGATCAAAAAATATATCGGAGGAATTTCCTATAAGACACTCAGTGCCACTCTGAAAGAACTGGAAAGAGATCAGCTCGTCCACCGGGAGGAATACCCTCAAATTCCCCCGAAAGTGGAGTACAGCCTGACAGAAAGAGGGAGGTCACTGATACCGATTCTGGACGGAATGTGTGAGTGGGGGGATAAAAACCGACTCTAA
- a CDS encoding flavin reductase family protein, producing MTKNFHAKPYLFPMPTYMIGTYNEDDTVDVMMMAWGGICAEDMVALNLEAEHKTVANIESRKAFTLAVPGTDTLRESDFLGIATANKMADKFERSGLHAVRSERVDAPVITEYPITLECQVIEMQSQPYGLRVLGKIVNVIADEKVLDGAGNIDASKIHAFAFDQMQNGYYAIGEKVGQAWHSGADLMIK from the coding sequence ATGACAAAGAACTTTCATGCAAAACCCTATTTATTTCCTATGCCAACCTATATGATCGGCACTTACAATGAAGATGATACGGTCGATGTGATGATGATGGCCTGGGGCGGCATCTGCGCAGAAGATATGGTTGCACTGAATCTGGAAGCCGAGCACAAAACTGTCGCCAATATTGAATCAAGGAAAGCGTTTACTCTGGCTGTGCCGGGAACCGATACGCTCAGAGAGTCTGATTTTTTGGGAATCGCCACAGCCAACAAGATGGCAGACAAATTCGAGCGCAGCGGGCTTCATGCGGTCAGAAGTGAGAGAGTCGATGCGCCGGTCATTACCGAATACCCCATCACGCTGGAATGCCAGGTCATTGAAATGCAGTCCCAGCCATATGGCCTGCGGGTTCTCGGAAAAATCGTCAATGTAATTGCAGATGAGAAAGTGTTGGACGGGGCTGGAAACATTGACGCCAGCAAAATTCACGCTTTCGCCTTTGATCAGATGCAGAACGGCTATTATGCGATCGGCGAAAAGGTGGGGCAGGCATGGCACAGCGGTGCAGATTTAATGATAAAATAA
- a CDS encoding flavodoxin family protein, translated as MSKNIVILNGSPRRNGNTSALVRAFTEGAESAGHAVTEFFLDSMEIHGCKGCFGGHSSRECPCVQADDMNRIYPAVKNCDVIVLATPLYYWNMSGQLRTAVDRLFALEEGDGNLLRGHDRACALLMAAEGHDFEDVLSYFDHLMKLLRWTNLGHVLAGGNGDAGDIIGKPEIQKAWELGKSIPE; from the coding sequence ATGAGTAAAAATATTGTCATTTTAAACGGAAGTCCGAGAAGGAACGGAAACACATCTGCCCTTGTCAGGGCATTTACCGAAGGTGCAGAAAGCGCAGGACATGCGGTGACAGAATTTTTTCTGGACAGCATGGAGATCCACGGGTGCAAAGGGTGTTTTGGAGGACACAGCAGCCGGGAATGTCCCTGTGTCCAGGCAGACGACATGAACCGAATCTATCCTGCTGTAAAAAACTGTGATGTGATCGTTTTGGCCACACCCCTCTATTATTGGAATATGAGCGGCCAGCTCAGAACAGCTGTTGACCGCCTGTTTGCCCTGGAAGAGGGAGACGGAAACCTGCTGCGCGGCCATGACAGGGCCTGCGCACTGCTGATGGCCGCGGAAGGACATGATTTTGAGGACGTTCTGTCCTACTTCGATCACCTGATGAAGCTTCTGCGCTGGACTAATCTCGGTCATGTACTGGCAGGCGGCAATGGAGATGCGGGCGATATTATCGGAAAACCGGAAATCCAGAAGGCCTGGGAGCTTGGAAAATCGATTCCGGAATAA